One Methylocaldum marinum DNA window includes the following coding sequences:
- the bioD gene encoding dethiobiotin synthase: MSSKACGIFVTGTDTGVGKTIVTVGLMRLLQSAGFKVAGMKPVATGAFWQDGRLVNEDALRLQASASIRLDYNQVNPFVFELPASPHIAAGKTGCEIDFRRIRQVYEELAEAVDWVLVEGVGGWEVPLNGRERVADLVRLLDLPVLLIVGLRLGCLNHAFLTQRAIANSGAHCVGWIANHADGDFWWSAEAIETLDHALDWPLLAIVPFSSEKEFVERDIFPTVIKDKILHALYS; the protein is encoded by the coding sequence ATGAGTTCGAAGGCGTGCGGCATCTTTGTGACGGGAACCGATACCGGGGTCGGAAAGACTATAGTAACCGTGGGTTTGATGCGGCTGTTGCAGAGCGCGGGATTTAAAGTGGCGGGCATGAAGCCGGTGGCGACCGGAGCCTTTTGGCAAGATGGCCGGTTGGTTAACGAGGATGCCTTGCGGCTACAGGCAAGCGCCTCTATTCGGCTCGACTACAATCAGGTTAATCCCTTCGTTTTCGAGCTGCCGGCGTCGCCTCATATCGCCGCCGGAAAGACCGGATGTGAAATCGACTTCCGGCGAATTCGGCAGGTTTACGAGGAGTTGGCCGAGGCTGTCGACTGGGTGCTGGTGGAAGGAGTTGGCGGCTGGGAAGTGCCTTTGAACGGACGGGAACGGGTGGCCGATCTGGTTCGTTTGCTCGATCTTCCCGTGCTGCTGATAGTCGGGTTGCGTCTCGGATGTTTGAATCACGCCTTCCTGACCCAGCGCGCCATCGCAAATTCGGGCGCACATTGTGTAGGCTGGATCGCCAACCACGCGGATGGGGATTTCTGGTGGTCTGCCGAAGCCATCGAGACTCTGGATCATGCGCTCGACTGGCCGCTGCTGGCCATCGTACCGTTTAGCAGCGAGAAAGAGTTTGTTGAGCGGGATATTTTCCCTACTGTCATAAAGGATAAAATCTTGCATGCACTGTATTCATAG
- the bioH gene encoding pimeloyl-ACP methyl ester esterase BioH, producing MYRESFGRGPDLVMVHGWGMHSGILRDFAETLSEDFRITLVDLPGHGRSENIVDFSVVNLAAALLANAPERAHWLGWSLGTLPVLEIADRFPGRARSVMIVAGTARFVSDTQESDWPGVDPGLLTQFANALEENYEGTVRHFLGLQTFGMDNARLLVKKLTERLAECDPPDREALHSGLNLLRQSDLRGPWRRLSVPGLIILGARDRLVPSTAGAYMQALNPRSELHVIDGAAHLPFLTHSADTASFITDFVARHGGP from the coding sequence ATGTACCGAGAGTCCTTCGGTCGGGGGCCTGACCTCGTCATGGTGCACGGCTGGGGTATGCACAGCGGGATTTTGCGGGATTTTGCCGAAACCCTGTCCGAGGACTTCCGGATTACCCTGGTCGATCTTCCCGGGCATGGGCGCAGCGAAAACATCGTCGATTTTTCCGTGGTCAACCTGGCCGCTGCGCTGCTGGCGAACGCGCCGGAACGCGCCCATTGGCTGGGCTGGTCCCTGGGGACCTTGCCCGTCCTCGAGATTGCGGACCGGTTTCCCGGCCGCGCGAGAAGCGTGATGATCGTGGCCGGCACTGCGCGGTTCGTGTCCGATACGCAGGAAAGCGATTGGCCCGGCGTCGATCCCGGGCTGCTCACTCAGTTCGCCAATGCATTGGAAGAGAATTATGAAGGCACGGTCCGGCATTTTCTGGGACTGCAAACCTTCGGCATGGACAACGCGAGGCTGCTGGTCAAAAAGCTTACGGAGCGGTTGGCGGAATGCGATCCGCCGGATCGCGAGGCGCTGCACAGCGGACTGAATCTGCTCAGACAATCGGATTTGCGCGGCCCATGGCGACGATTAAGCGTTCCCGGCCTAATCATTCTTGGGGCGCGGGATCGTTTGGTGCCCAGCACTGCCGGTGCCTACATGCAGGCGCTTAACCCTCGAAGCGAATTGCACGTGATCGATGGGGCGGCACATCTGCCGTTTCTTACTCATTCTGCCGATACCGCTTCGTTCATCACCGATTTTGTTGCTCGACATGGCGGCCCCTGA
- the hslO gene encoding Hsp33 family molecular chaperone HslO, with protein MNEFDSFQRFLFEDIGIRGELVRLDASWQTVLERHPYPPSVSSQLGQALAAVLLLSATIKFKGSLILQAQGEGPLHTLVAQATHQRTIRGLAHWRGDIIGEKLSDIYGAGQLVLTIRNEDSNPYQGIVDLEGDNLAGAIQTYFSRSEQLATRLWLAADDQRAAGLLIQELPARRLEHDDWTRVEYLANTVTGPELLNLPSQELLYRLFNEERVRLFDSEPISFRCGCSRERIESVLISLGLKEIESVLEHEDSVEVGCEFCNRRYRFDRVDIGGLFANEIKLPPPTTRQ; from the coding sequence ATGAATGAATTTGACAGTTTTCAAAGGTTCTTGTTTGAAGATATCGGGATAAGGGGCGAACTGGTTCGACTTGACGCGAGCTGGCAAACCGTACTCGAGCGGCATCCTTATCCGCCATCCGTGTCGAGCCAACTCGGGCAAGCACTTGCAGCCGTGCTTTTACTCTCTGCCACGATCAAGTTCAAGGGATCGTTGATCCTTCAAGCCCAAGGCGAGGGGCCGCTGCACACCTTGGTAGCACAGGCCACACACCAGCGGACCATCCGCGGGCTCGCACACTGGCGCGGAGACATCATCGGAGAAAAGCTGTCGGACATATACGGGGCGGGCCAGTTGGTCTTGACAATCCGGAATGAGGATTCCAATCCTTATCAGGGTATCGTGGACCTCGAGGGAGATAACCTCGCCGGAGCAATACAGACCTATTTCTCGCGATCGGAACAACTCGCAACCCGCCTTTGGCTCGCGGCCGACGATCAACGAGCCGCGGGATTACTCATCCAGGAACTGCCCGCCAGGCGGCTCGAACACGATGATTGGACCCGCGTCGAATACTTGGCGAATACGGTTACCGGGCCGGAATTATTGAATTTGCCCAGTCAAGAATTGCTTTATCGACTCTTTAACGAAGAAAGAGTACGGCTTTTCGATTCAGAACCGATCTCATTTCGCTGCGGATGCTCGCGGGAACGCATCGAATCCGTGCTAATCAGCTTAGGGCTCAAGGAAATCGAATCGGTATTGGAACATGAAGATTCGGTTGAGGTCGGCTGTGAATTCTGCAACCGCCGCTATCGTTTCGATCGCGTCGATATCGGCGGCCTGTTTGCCAATGAAATCAAACTACCGCCGCCCACGACTAGACAATGA
- a CDS encoding DUF2244 domain-containing protein, with amino-acid sequence MIESERDARPGSRTFVLSPNASLSGRQASYLMLGIALAMAIIAGGFALMGAWLVLPFSGAEWILLAYCFKLRLRSCRIREVITITETSVQLERGYGAPEQIYRFQRAWVALDWAESPIKGHPSRLSFRSHGKEIEIGRFLAEPERAVLASELRKILFDSK; translated from the coding sequence ATGATCGAATCGGAACGGGATGCTAGGCCTGGCAGCCGGACATTCGTTCTGAGCCCGAACGCTTCCCTGAGCGGACGTCAGGCATCATATTTGATGCTTGGCATAGCCCTGGCGATGGCCATCATCGCAGGCGGCTTCGCATTAATGGGGGCATGGCTTGTGTTGCCGTTTTCCGGGGCAGAGTGGATTCTATTGGCTTATTGCTTCAAGCTTCGCCTTAGAAGCTGTAGGATTCGTGAAGTCATTACGATCACGGAGACTTCGGTTCAGTTGGAACGAGGTTATGGCGCACCGGAGCAGATCTACCGATTTCAGCGCGCGTGGGTAGCGCTTGATTGGGCCGAATCCCCGATCAAAGGGCACCCGAGTCGTTTGTCGTTTCGCTCTCATGGGAAAGAAATAGAAATTGGCCGGTTTCTGGCCGAACCCGAGCGCGCAGTGCTCGCGAGCGAATTGCGAAAAATTTTGTTTGATAGCAAGTGA
- the bioC gene encoding malonyl-ACP O-methyltransferase BioC translates to MAAPDLLQSGRYGCLPDKRLIGRSFSAAAERYDGIAGLQRAAGEKLLFRLAEMSLAPERVVDLGSGTGYLATRLIELYPNAELVALDIAEGMLRFARSRYGASGAGRAVCGDAEAMPFRDRTMDLVFSNVAIQWCSALGPAFREIGRVLKPDGVVLFSTFGTETLKELRSAWASVDDHSHVNQFGDTAAVKAALYDVGFGEVEVAAEVNRLEYRSVYDLMRELKALGAHNVTLGRPRHLTGKGRLREMIAAYEEQTDGNGIEASFELVFGYAKGPAE, encoded by the coding sequence ATGGCGGCCCCTGATCTTTTGCAAAGCGGCCGATATGGTTGCCTTCCGGACAAGCGGCTGATCGGACGCTCTTTCAGTGCAGCGGCAGAACGCTACGACGGAATCGCCGGGTTGCAACGCGCCGCGGGCGAGAAGCTGCTGTTCCGTCTGGCGGAAATGAGCCTGGCCCCGGAAAGAGTCGTCGATTTGGGTTCCGGAACCGGGTATCTCGCGACGCGTCTGATCGAGTTGTATCCGAATGCGGAACTCGTTGCCCTGGATATCGCCGAAGGCATGCTGCGCTTTGCCCGCTCGCGGTACGGCGCGTCGGGGGCGGGAAGAGCGGTGTGCGGCGATGCCGAGGCGATGCCTTTTCGGGACCGTACGATGGATCTGGTTTTTTCCAATGTGGCGATTCAATGGTGTTCCGCGCTCGGCCCGGCGTTCCGCGAAATCGGACGTGTTCTGAAGCCGGACGGCGTCGTGCTGTTCAGTACGTTCGGCACCGAGACGCTGAAGGAACTTCGATCGGCCTGGGCATCGGTGGACGATCACTCTCACGTCAATCAGTTCGGCGACACGGCTGCGGTGAAGGCGGCGCTGTATGACGTAGGGTTCGGGGAGGTTGAGGTTGCAGCCGAAGTCAATAGGCTGGAATATCGCTCGGTTTACGATTTGATGCGCGAGTTGAAAGCCCTTGGGGCTCATAACGTGACGCTCGGCAGACCGCGCCATCTCACCGGTAAAGGTAGATTACGGGAGATGATCGCGGCTTATGAGGAGCAAACGGACGGGAACGGCATAGAGGCCAGCTTCGAGCTCGTTTTTGGGTATGCCAAAGGTCCTGCGGAATGA
- the coxB gene encoding cytochrome c oxidase subunit II, which translates to MKKIRRLLAGFGLGAWGAAHADYALNMTPGVTEVSRDIYDLHMLILWICVVIGVGVYGLMIYSIMHHRKSKGVVPAQFHENTKLEIVWTVIPFLILLGMAIPATSVMVKAYDTSGADMTVKVTGYQWKWRYEYLDEGIDFFSTLDAKSNEARQLGASINPTSVPNYLLDVDNPLVVPVNKKIRFLFTGADVIHSWWVPALGWKKDTIPGFVTDAWAKIEKPGTYRGQCAELCGRDHGFMPIVVIAKTNEEYKQWVAEQKAKAEVVKAEATKTFSMDELMAKGQEVYNANCAGCHQPNGEGIPGTFPPIKGSPVATGSMDEHLNVVLKGKGDMMPAFEDSLNPADVAAVVTYQRNAFGNNKGDMVQPSEIKLQ; encoded by the coding sequence GTGAAAAAGATAAGACGACTGCTTGCTGGGTTCGGGCTAGGGGCATGGGGGGCGGCTCACGCCGACTATGCGCTCAATATGACGCCGGGCGTCACCGAGGTCAGCCGCGATATCTATGACCTCCATATGCTGATCCTGTGGATTTGCGTGGTGATAGGCGTGGGCGTGTATGGATTGATGATCTACTCCATCATGCATCATCGGAAATCGAAAGGCGTAGTTCCGGCGCAGTTTCATGAGAATACAAAACTCGAAATCGTTTGGACCGTCATACCTTTCCTCATTCTTTTAGGCATGGCTATTCCGGCGACCAGCGTCATGGTCAAAGCCTATGACACCAGTGGAGCGGACATGACCGTTAAGGTCACCGGCTATCAGTGGAAATGGCGCTATGAATATCTCGACGAAGGCATCGATTTCTTCAGTACGCTGGACGCCAAAAGCAACGAAGCTCGCCAACTGGGCGCCAGCATCAACCCGACCTCGGTTCCGAACTATCTGCTGGACGTCGATAATCCTTTGGTGGTCCCTGTCAACAAAAAGATCCGCTTCCTGTTTACCGGGGCCGATGTGATTCACTCCTGGTGGGTGCCCGCTCTCGGCTGGAAGAAGGACACCATTCCCGGCTTCGTGACCGACGCTTGGGCGAAGATCGAAAAACCCGGTACTTATCGAGGCCAATGTGCCGAACTCTGCGGTCGCGACCATGGTTTCATGCCCATTGTCGTAATAGCCAAGACCAACGAGGAGTATAAGCAATGGGTTGCCGAGCAGAAGGCCAAGGCGGAAGTGGTCAAGGCCGAAGCGACCAAGACCTTTTCAATGGATGAGCTGATGGCGAAAGGCCAGGAAGTTTATAACGCCAACTGCGCGGGCTGCCACCAGCCTAACGGCGAAGGCATCCCCGGAACGTTCCCGCCGATCAAGGGCAGCCCGGTTGCGACCGGGTCGATGGATGAGCATCTTAACGTCGTGTTGAAGGGCAAGGGAGACATGATGCCGGCGTTCGAAGACTCGCTCAATCCTGCGGACGTTGCCGCCGTAGTCACCTATCAGCGGAACGCCTTCGGCAATAACAAGGGCGACATGGTTCAGCCTTCCGAAATCAAGCTGCAATAA
- the ctaD gene encoding cytochrome c oxidase subunit I: MSSAVATHDEHHDHGPAKGILRWVFTTNHKDIGTLYMTTALIMFLVGGAMALVIRAELFAPGMQFVDPMFFNQMTTLHALVMVFGAVMPAFAGLANWMIPIMIGAPDMALPRMNNWSFWLLPFALILLASTLFMEGGAPAAGWTLYPPLVLQGGAHLPFAIFSVHLLGISSIMAAINIIVTAFNMRAPGMTLMKMPLFVWTWVITAFLLIAVMPVFAGAVTMLLTDKFFGTSFFNAAGGGDPVLYQHLFWFFGHPEVYIMILPSFGVISMIIPTFSRKPLFGYSSMVYATASIGFLSFIVWAHHQYTVGMPLAGELYFTYATMLIAVPTGVKVFNWVSTMWKGAMTFETPMLFAIAFVVLFTMGGFTGLMMAISPADLQYHDTYFIVAHFHYVLVPGAVFALFAATYYWLPKWTGYMYDERLGKLHFWLSTISVNLLFFPQHFLGLAGMPRRIPDYATQFAEFNAWSSVGAFVFGFSQLIFVYVIIKAIRGGEKATDEVWEGAHEHGLEWTLPSPPPYHTWTTAPEIK; encoded by the coding sequence ATGTCATCAGCAGTGGCAACTCATGATGAGCACCATGACCATGGCCCCGCGAAAGGGATCCTGAGATGGGTGTTCACTACCAATCACAAGGACATTGGAACCTTGTACATGACTACGGCTCTGATCATGTTCCTGGTCGGCGGCGCTATGGCATTGGTCATTCGTGCCGAGCTGTTCGCGCCAGGCATGCAGTTCGTGGATCCGATGTTCTTTAACCAAATGACTACGCTGCACGCCCTGGTCATGGTGTTCGGCGCAGTCATGCCAGCTTTCGCCGGCTTGGCAAACTGGATGATCCCGATCATGATCGGTGCGCCGGATATGGCCTTGCCCCGGATGAACAATTGGAGTTTCTGGCTTCTGCCCTTCGCCTTGATTCTCCTTGCGAGTACGCTCTTTATGGAAGGCGGTGCACCGGCAGCCGGCTGGACGCTTTACCCTCCTCTGGTTCTGCAGGGTGGCGCGCATCTGCCTTTCGCCATTTTCTCCGTTCATTTGCTGGGCATCTCGTCGATCATGGCGGCGATCAACATTATCGTCACCGCGTTCAATATGCGCGCACCCGGTATGACGCTGATGAAAATGCCGTTGTTCGTCTGGACCTGGGTCATTACAGCATTTCTCTTGATTGCCGTTATGCCGGTGTTTGCCGGTGCGGTGACCATGTTGTTGACCGACAAGTTCTTCGGCACGAGCTTCTTCAATGCGGCCGGCGGCGGTGACCCGGTTCTCTATCAGCACTTGTTCTGGTTCTTCGGGCATCCCGAGGTTTACATCATGATTCTGCCCTCGTTCGGGGTGATTTCCATGATTATCCCGACGTTTTCACGCAAACCGCTGTTTGGTTACAGTTCGATGGTTTATGCCACGGCCTCTATCGGTTTTCTGTCGTTCATCGTATGGGCTCACCATCAGTACACTGTCGGTATGCCGCTTGCGGGAGAACTCTATTTCACCTACGCAACGATGTTGATCGCCGTGCCTACCGGGGTGAAAGTGTTCAACTGGGTGTCCACGATGTGGAAAGGCGCGATGACGTTCGAAACCCCGATGCTGTTCGCAATCGCCTTCGTGGTATTGTTCACGATGGGAGGCTTTACCGGCTTGATGATGGCTATTTCTCCGGCTGACCTTCAGTATCACGATACCTACTTCATCGTTGCTCACTTCCACTATGTGTTGGTGCCGGGCGCGGTATTCGCACTCTTTGCGGCGACGTATTACTGGCTGCCCAAGTGGACTGGGTATATGTACGACGAACGTTTGGGCAAGCTGCATTTCTGGCTGTCCACCATCTCGGTCAATCTGTTGTTCTTCCCGCAGCACTTTTTGGGGCTGGCCGGCATGCCGCGCCGGATTCCCGATTATGCGACCCAGTTTGCGGAATTCAACGCTTGGTCTAGCGTAGGCGCTTTCGTTTTCGGTTTCTCGCAGCTGATCTTCGTTTACGTGATTATCAAGGCCATCCGTGGTGGCGAGAAAGCGACCGACGAGGTTTGGGAAGGCGCACACGAACACGGCTTGGAATGGACGTTGCCGTCTCCGCCCCCGTACCATACTTGGACGACCGCACCCGAGATCAAATAG
- a CDS encoding cytochrome c oxidase assembly protein has translation MNNSESRKVNKRLIWSIVLVAVGMFGFGFAMVPLYNVFCEVTGLNGKVKTEAVADAEYVVDESRELTIEFITSVNENMPLAFRAEKNKMKIHPGRYYTVKFYAENTTDKKMVGRAIPSVAPGVATEYLSKAECFCFSEQEFEPHKLREMPVRFVIDPSIPEIVKDLTLSYTFFDITDKKQN, from the coding sequence GTGAATAATTCAGAGAGCAGAAAGGTCAACAAACGATTGATCTGGTCGATCGTGTTGGTAGCGGTCGGGATGTTCGGGTTCGGTTTCGCCATGGTGCCGCTGTATAACGTGTTCTGCGAAGTGACGGGACTCAATGGGAAAGTCAAAACGGAGGCGGTCGCAGACGCCGAGTATGTCGTCGATGAATCTCGAGAATTGACAATCGAATTCATCACCTCGGTCAATGAGAATATGCCTCTAGCGTTCCGTGCCGAAAAGAACAAGATGAAGATACATCCGGGGCGGTACTACACGGTTAAATTCTATGCGGAGAATACGACCGATAAGAAAATGGTCGGGCGTGCCATTCCCAGCGTAGCTCCCGGCGTGGCTACGGAATATTTGAGCAAGGCCGAGTGCTTTTGCTTTTCCGAACAAGAATTCGAACCGCACAAGTTGAGGGAAATGCCGGTTCGATTCGTGATCGACCCGTCGATACCGGAAATCGTGAAAGATCTGACGCTCTCCTACACGTTTTTCGATATCACCGATAAGAAGCAGAATTGA
- the msrA gene encoding peptide-methionine (S)-S-oxide reductase MsrA — protein sequence MFTKKLSLPDAASALPGRLQKMPVPELHFVNGNKMESPYPEQSEAAVFGLGCFWGAERKFWQMSGVYITAVGYSGGFTPNPTYEEVCSGMTGHAEVVRVVYEPDKIRFQELLKIFWESHNPTQGMRQGNDIGTQYRSVIFTYTPRQKQLAVGSREAYQAVLSQKGYGKITTEIFDAPEFYYAEPYHQQYLAKNPGGYCGLGGTGIGCPTEFGAELEIDTD from the coding sequence ATGTTTACGAAAAAGCTTTCGCTTCCTGATGCGGCTTCCGCGCTTCCCGGCCGGCTTCAAAAAATGCCGGTCCCGGAGTTGCATTTTGTCAACGGGAATAAAATGGAGTCGCCATATCCGGAACAATCCGAAGCTGCGGTCTTCGGCCTCGGCTGCTTTTGGGGCGCCGAGCGGAAGTTCTGGCAGATGTCAGGTGTATATATAACGGCAGTGGGATACTCGGGCGGGTTTACGCCCAATCCTACCTATGAGGAGGTGTGTAGCGGGATGACTGGTCACGCCGAGGTGGTGCGTGTGGTTTATGAGCCCGATAAAATTCGTTTCCAGGAGCTGCTGAAGATCTTTTGGGAATCCCACAATCCCACGCAAGGCATGCGACAAGGCAACGATATCGGTACCCAGTATCGCTCGGTCATTTTTACGTACACGCCGCGGCAGAAGCAGTTGGCTGTAGGGTCGCGGGAGGCTTATCAAGCGGTTCTGAGCCAAAAAGGTTATGGGAAAATAACCACCGAAATCTTCGACGCTCCCGAATTCTACTATGCGGAGCCCTATCACCAGCAATATCTCGCAAAGAATCCCGGCGGGTATTGCGGACTCGGCGGCACGGGGATTGGTTGCCCGACTGAGTTCGGCGCAGAATTGGAAATCGACACTGATTGA
- a CDS encoding cytochrome c oxidase subunit 3 has translation MATKDAYYLPHKASWPIVGSIGLTTLLVGFANYLNGASIGGTLMVLGAGIMIFMLAGWFGSVISESVAGLYNHQVDVSFRMGMIWFITSEVFFFAAFFGALFYARIYSVPWLGGEGSFSAGATGALWEGFQAMWPTNGPGRVGGEFEAMGAWGVPAINTLILLSSGGTVTWAHWGLLANNRGQLIKGLVATVALGFLFVFLQGVEYHEAYSEMGLTLGSGIYGSTFFMLTGFHGLHVTIGAIILTVVLFRSMRGHFNPEHHFAFEAAAWYWHFVDVVWLGLFIFVYWL, from the coding sequence ATGGCAACGAAAGACGCATACTATCTACCGCACAAAGCGAGTTGGCCGATCGTGGGCTCGATCGGGTTGACGACTTTGCTTGTGGGGTTCGCAAATTATCTTAACGGCGCGAGCATCGGCGGGACCTTGATGGTGCTGGGGGCGGGCATCATGATCTTCATGCTGGCCGGTTGGTTCGGTTCGGTGATCAGCGAAAGCGTTGCCGGATTGTATAACCACCAGGTTGATGTTTCCTTTCGAATGGGGATGATTTGGTTCATCACCTCGGAAGTATTCTTCTTTGCCGCCTTTTTCGGAGCGCTTTTTTACGCACGCATTTACTCGGTGCCGTGGCTGGGGGGAGAGGGCAGCTTCTCTGCCGGCGCGACGGGCGCCTTGTGGGAGGGATTCCAGGCGATGTGGCCGACCAACGGGCCAGGTCGTGTAGGCGGCGAATTCGAGGCCATGGGCGCCTGGGGTGTTCCCGCGATCAATACACTGATTCTTCTGAGCAGTGGCGGAACCGTCACTTGGGCGCATTGGGGATTGTTGGCGAACAATCGCGGGCAGTTGATCAAGGGGCTGGTCGCCACGGTCGCACTAGGATTTCTGTTCGTGTTTCTGCAAGGGGTCGAGTATCACGAGGCCTATTCCGAAATGGGACTTACCCTGGGTTCCGGAATCTATGGGTCGACATTCTTCATGCTGACCGGCTTCCATGGTCTGCATGTCACCATCGGTGCAATCATACTGACGGTGGTGTTGTTCCGGAGTATGCGCGGACACTTCAATCCGGAACATCACTTTGCTTTTGAAGCAGCGGCTTGGTATTGGCACTTTGTCGACGTGGTGTGGCTGGGCCTCTTTATTTTTGTCTATTGGCTGTAA